Proteins from one Camelina sativa cultivar DH55 chromosome 8, Cs, whole genome shotgun sequence genomic window:
- the LOC104709221 gene encoding sugar transporter ERD6-like 16, whose protein sequence is MAIREIKDVERGDIANKVEDLGKPFLTDQDDEKESEVNESYLMVIFSTFVAVCGSFEFGSCVGYSAPTQSSIRQDLNLSLAEFSMFGSILTIGAMIGAVMSGKVSDFSGRKGAMRTSACFCITGWVAVFFSKGALLLDVGRFFTGYGIGVFSYVVPVYIAEISPKHLRGGLTTLNQLMIVIGSSVSFLIGSLISWKTLALTGLAPCIVLLFGLCFIPESPRWLAKAGREKEFRIALEKLRGKDTDITNEAEGIQGSIQALEILPKAIIQDLVSKKYGRSVIIGV, encoded by the exons atGGCAATTAGGGAAATCAAAGATGTAGAGAGGGGTGACATAGCAAATAAGGTTGAGGATCTAGGGAAACCATTTTTGACTGATCAAGATGATGAAAAAGAGAGTGAGGTTAATGAATCCTACTTGATGGTTATCTTCAGCACTTTTGTTGCTGTCTGTGGCTCCTTTGAGTTCGGCTCTTGT gtTGGATACTCAGCGCCTACTCAGTCATCTATCAGACAAGATCTCAATCTCTCCCTTGCAGAG TTCTCCATGTTTGGATCCATCCTAACAATCGGTGCAATGATTGGTGCTGTTATGAGTGGGAAGGTTTCAGATTTCTCCGGCCGAAAAGGG GCTATGAGAACCTCAGCTTGCTTCTGCATCACAGGTTGGGTCGCTGTCTTCTTCTCCAAG GGTGCTTTGTTACTTGATGTAGGAAGGTTCTTTACAGGATATGGGATTGGAGTTTTTTCTTATGTG GTCCCTGTGTACATTGCTGAGATATCTCCCAAGCACCTCCGAGGTGGACTCACAACACTGAACCAACTCATGATTGTGATCGGCTCATCCGTTTCTTTCTTGATCGGATCTCTCATTTCTTGGAAAACTCTTGCCCTGACCG GACTTGCTCCCTGCATTGTTTTGCTCTTTGGCTTGTGCTTCATACCCGAATCTCCTCGATGGCTG GCAAAAGCAGGCCGTGAGAAAGAGTTCCGCATAGCCCTAGAAAAGCTGCGAGGAAAAGACACAGATATCACAAATGAAGCAGAAGGTATTCAAGGCTCGATTCAAGCTCTGGAGATTCTTCCAAAAGCAATAATCCAAGATCTTGTTTCCAAGAAATATGGTCGATCTGTCATC attgGTGTT
- the LOC104706199 gene encoding sugar transporter ERD6-like 16 isoform X1, with the protein MAIREIKDVERGDIANKVEDLGKPFLTDQDDEKESEVNESYLMVIFSTFVAVCGSFEFGSCVGYSAPTQSSIRQDLNLSLAEFSMFGSILTIGAMIGAVMSGKVSDFSGRKGAMRTSACFCITGWVAVFFSKGALLLDVGRFFTGYGIGVFSYVVPVYIAEISPKHLRGGLTTLNQLMIVIGSSVSFLIGSLISWKTLALTEGLAPCIVLLFGLCFIPESPRWLAKAGREKEFRIALEKLRGKDTDITNEAEGIQGSIQALEILPKAIIQDLVSKKYGRSVIIGVSLMVFQQFVGINGIGFYASETFVKAGFSSGKLGTIAIACVQVPITVLGTILIDKTGRRPLIMISAGGIFLGCILTGTSFFLKGQSLLLEWVPMLAVGGVLIYVAAFSIGMGPVPWVIMSEIFPINVKGIAGSLVVLVNWSGAWAVSYTFNFLMSWSSPGTFYIYSAFAAMTIIFVAKMVPETKGKTLEEIQACIRRET; encoded by the exons atGGCAATTAGGGAAATCAAAGATGTAGAGAGGGGTGACATAGCAAATAAGGTTGAGGATCTAGGGAAACCATTTTTGACTGATCAAGATGATGAAAAAGAGAGTGAGGTTAATGAATCCTACTTGATGGTTATCTTCAGCACTTTTGTTGCTGTCTGTGGCTCCTTTGAGTTCGGCTCTTGT gtTGGATACTCAGCGCCTACTCAGTCATCTATCAGACAAGATCTCAATCTCTCCCTTGCAGAG TTCTCCATGTTTGGATCCATCCTAACAATCGGTGCAATGATTGGTGCTGTTATGAGTGGGAAGGTTTCAGATTTCTCCGGCCGAAAAGGG GCTATGAGAACCTCAGCTTGCTTCTGCATCACAGGTTGGGTCGCTGTCTTCTTCTCCAAG GGTGCTTTGTTACTTGATGTAGGAAGGTTCTTTACAGGATATGGGATTGGAGTTTTTTCTTATGTG GTCCCTGTGTACATTGCTGAGATATCTCCCAAGCACCTCCGAGGTGGACTCACAACACTGAACCAACTCATGATTGTGATCGGCTCATCCGTTTCTTTCTTGATCGGATCTCTCATTTCTTGGAAAACTCTTGCCCTGACCG AAGGACTTGCTCCCTGCATTGTTTTGCTCTTTGGCTTGTGCTTCATACCCGAATCTCCTCGATGGCTG GCAAAAGCAGGCCGTGAGAAAGAGTTCCGCATAGCCCTAGAAAAGCTGCGAGGAAAAGACACAGATATCACAAATGAAGCAGAAGGTATTCAAGGCTCGATTCAAGCTCTGGAGATTCTTCCAAAAGCAATAATCCAAGATCTTGTTTCCAAGAAATATGGTCGATCTGTCATC attgGTGTTTCCCTGATGGTATTCCAACAATTTGTGGGAATCAACGGGATCGGATTCTATGCAAGTGAAACGTTTGTAAAAGCTG GATTTTCTTCTGGGAAGCTCGGAACAATCGCTATCGCTTGTGTTCAG GTCCCCATAACTGTTCTTGGAACAATCTTGATAGACAAAACTGGAAGAAGGCCACTAATaatg ATTTCAGCTGGTGGTATCTTCTTGGGATGTATTCTCACAGGCACATCTTTCTTCCTCAAG GGACAAAGCCTGTTGCTTGAATGGGTTCCTATGTTAGCCGTTGGAGGTGTACTT ATCTATGTAGCTGCTTTCTCCATCGGAATGGGACCTGTTCCTTGGGTGATAATGTCGGAG ATATTTCCGATAAACGTGAAGGGGATCGCAGGAAGCTTAGTGGTATTGGTGAATTGGTCTGGTGCTTGGGCTGTTTCTTACACATTCAACTTCCTCATGAGCTGGAGCTCTCCAG gtacattctatatatattctGCTTTTGCAGCCATGACGATAATCTTTGTGGCTAAAATGGTCCCTGAGACGAAAGGGAAGACATTAGAAGAGATCCAAGCTTGTATACGCAGAGAAACATAA
- the LOC104706199 gene encoding sugar transporter ERD6-like 16 isoform X2, whose translation MAIREIKDVERGDIANKVEDLGKPFLTDQDDEKESEVNESYLMVIFSTFVAVCGSFEFGSCVGYSAPTQSSIRQDLNLSLAEFSMFGSILTIGAMIGAVMSGKVSDFSGRKGAMRTSACFCITGWVAVFFSKGALLLDVGRFFTGYGIGVFSYVVPVYIAEISPKHLRGGLTTLNQLMIVIGSSVSFLIGSLISWKTLALTGLAPCIVLLFGLCFIPESPRWLAKAGREKEFRIALEKLRGKDTDITNEAEGIQGSIQALEILPKAIIQDLVSKKYGRSVIIGVSLMVFQQFVGINGIGFYASETFVKAGFSSGKLGTIAIACVQVPITVLGTILIDKTGRRPLIMISAGGIFLGCILTGTSFFLKGQSLLLEWVPMLAVGGVLIYVAAFSIGMGPVPWVIMSEIFPINVKGIAGSLVVLVNWSGAWAVSYTFNFLMSWSSPGTFYIYSAFAAMTIIFVAKMVPETKGKTLEEIQACIRRET comes from the exons atGGCAATTAGGGAAATCAAAGATGTAGAGAGGGGTGACATAGCAAATAAGGTTGAGGATCTAGGGAAACCATTTTTGACTGATCAAGATGATGAAAAAGAGAGTGAGGTTAATGAATCCTACTTGATGGTTATCTTCAGCACTTTTGTTGCTGTCTGTGGCTCCTTTGAGTTCGGCTCTTGT gtTGGATACTCAGCGCCTACTCAGTCATCTATCAGACAAGATCTCAATCTCTCCCTTGCAGAG TTCTCCATGTTTGGATCCATCCTAACAATCGGTGCAATGATTGGTGCTGTTATGAGTGGGAAGGTTTCAGATTTCTCCGGCCGAAAAGGG GCTATGAGAACCTCAGCTTGCTTCTGCATCACAGGTTGGGTCGCTGTCTTCTTCTCCAAG GGTGCTTTGTTACTTGATGTAGGAAGGTTCTTTACAGGATATGGGATTGGAGTTTTTTCTTATGTG GTCCCTGTGTACATTGCTGAGATATCTCCCAAGCACCTCCGAGGTGGACTCACAACACTGAACCAACTCATGATTGTGATCGGCTCATCCGTTTCTTTCTTGATCGGATCTCTCATTTCTTGGAAAACTCTTGCCCTGACCG GACTTGCTCCCTGCATTGTTTTGCTCTTTGGCTTGTGCTTCATACCCGAATCTCCTCGATGGCTG GCAAAAGCAGGCCGTGAGAAAGAGTTCCGCATAGCCCTAGAAAAGCTGCGAGGAAAAGACACAGATATCACAAATGAAGCAGAAGGTATTCAAGGCTCGATTCAAGCTCTGGAGATTCTTCCAAAAGCAATAATCCAAGATCTTGTTTCCAAGAAATATGGTCGATCTGTCATC attgGTGTTTCCCTGATGGTATTCCAACAATTTGTGGGAATCAACGGGATCGGATTCTATGCAAGTGAAACGTTTGTAAAAGCTG GATTTTCTTCTGGGAAGCTCGGAACAATCGCTATCGCTTGTGTTCAG GTCCCCATAACTGTTCTTGGAACAATCTTGATAGACAAAACTGGAAGAAGGCCACTAATaatg ATTTCAGCTGGTGGTATCTTCTTGGGATGTATTCTCACAGGCACATCTTTCTTCCTCAAG GGACAAAGCCTGTTGCTTGAATGGGTTCCTATGTTAGCCGTTGGAGGTGTACTT ATCTATGTAGCTGCTTTCTCCATCGGAATGGGACCTGTTCCTTGGGTGATAATGTCGGAG ATATTTCCGATAAACGTGAAGGGGATCGCAGGAAGCTTAGTGGTATTGGTGAATTGGTCTGGTGCTTGGGCTGTTTCTTACACATTCAACTTCCTCATGAGCTGGAGCTCTCCAG gtacattctatatatattctGCTTTTGCAGCCATGACGATAATCTTTGTGGCTAAAATGGTCCCTGAGACGAAAGGGAAGACATTAGAAGAGATCCAAGCTTGTATACGCAGAGAAACATAA